A stretch of the Archangium violaceum genome encodes the following:
- a CDS encoding SMI1/KNR4 family protein, with translation MLAFMERWKPGSTQGFVPATADQIAALAKPHGGLNALPRVYREFLETMGASTGSLRLTFGTTSISALLEDREDTQRERPDPRRYLKIAIGEDLPEDRYPDEFLELAHPTSDRWDAAICRIHEDALVRGENTPKRPFQTFSDWLRAIAVSRVAFEADPQNQTQSYGLGEKPEAVARAYEFFARLGFSFTELGASPSVIPLEHRDCGAIVLLSAPSSWLPSTGVELRARDKTQQRILEEVISDHKAELSGG, from the coding sequence TTGCTCGCGTTCATGGAACGATGGAAGCCCGGTAGCACCCAGGGCTTCGTGCCGGCCACGGCCGACCAGATTGCCGCCCTGGCCAAGCCACATGGAGGGCTCAACGCGCTGCCTCGCGTATATCGTGAGTTCCTAGAGACGATGGGTGCGTCGACTGGCAGCCTGCGGTTGACGTTCGGCACGACCTCAATCTCAGCGCTTCTAGAGGACCGCGAGGATACTCAACGAGAGCGGCCGGACCCTCGCCGGTACCTCAAGATTGCTATCGGCGAGGACCTACCCGAGGATCGCTACCCAGACGAATTCCTCGAACTCGCTCATCCGACATCCGACAGGTGGGATGCGGCCATCTGCCGCATTCATGAAGACGCTCTAGTTCGCGGCGAGAATACGCCCAAGCGACCCTTTCAGACGTTCTCCGACTGGCTACGCGCGATAGCTGTGTCCAGAGTTGCCTTTGAGGCCGATCCACAGAATCAAACACAGTCCTACGGCCTTGGAGAGAAACCTGAGGCTGTCGCCAGGGCGTACGAGTTCTTTGCTCGTTTGGGATTCTCTTTCACCGAACTTGGAGCCTCGCCGTCTGTTATTCCTCTGGAGCATCGGGATTGCGGCGCAATTGTCCTACTCAGCGCGCCTTCGTCATGGCTCCCAAGCACTGGTGTCGAGTTGCGCGCGCGTGACAAGACACAGCAACGGATTCTGGAGGAAGTCATCAGCGACCACAAGGCGGAGTTGAGCGGTGGATGA
- a CDS encoding tetratricopeptide repeat protein, which yields MTHDEAHKAYHQALELRRQGRLEEALELLQRAAPALYGDPRVPYHLGLTLHGLGRIDEAMDSYRRALEVDPDYAFALGNLGVLHLKRKEYQEARERFAHVLRLRPDDAFPHGNMALALAGLGRVHEALEYFERATALDDRNASILTEYGRALLGAGRPADALGRFQSAVELEPTSVEALTGMGYVYEIMGQPKKAVPWLERALVQQPDYRPAVQTMGCALLHLGRASEAISWFDQCIALAPKDFEGYYNRACAHATLANFQGARADLERVIHLAPSDVRKHLKSDKDFSPFHKEPWFIALTSE from the coding sequence ATGACACACGACGAAGCCCACAAGGCCTACCATCAAGCACTGGAACTTCGAAGGCAGGGACGGCTCGAGGAAGCTCTGGAATTGCTCCAACGCGCAGCTCCCGCGCTCTATGGCGACCCACGCGTGCCATACCATCTGGGCTTGACACTCCACGGCCTGGGACGCATCGACGAGGCCATGGATTCCTACCGGCGAGCGCTCGAAGTCGATCCGGACTACGCTTTTGCCTTGGGAAACCTGGGGGTCCTGCATTTGAAACGCAAGGAATACCAGGAGGCGCGTGAGCGCTTCGCACACGTATTGCGCCTCCGTCCTGATGATGCATTTCCTCACGGCAATATGGCCCTTGCCCTGGCGGGCCTCGGCCGCGTCCACGAAGCACTTGAATACTTTGAGCGAGCCACTGCGCTTGACGACCGCAACGCCAGCATCTTGACGGAGTACGGCCGCGCGCTGCTAGGTGCAGGAAGGCCCGCTGATGCCCTGGGTCGCTTCCAAAGTGCGGTGGAGCTGGAGCCGACGTCCGTCGAGGCACTCACGGGCATGGGCTATGTGTATGAAATAATGGGACAGCCCAAGAAGGCTGTGCCCTGGCTCGAACGAGCGCTCGTGCAGCAGCCGGACTATCGCCCCGCGGTGCAGACCATGGGATGCGCCCTCTTGCACCTGGGACGGGCCTCAGAGGCCATTTCCTGGTTTGACCAGTGCATCGCGCTCGCGCCCAAGGACTTCGAGGGCTATTATAACCGCGCATGCGCGCACGCAACACTTGCGAATTTCCAGGGCGCGCGGGCGGACCTTGAGCGAGTCATCCACCTTGCTCCTTCGGATGTCCGGAAGCACTTGAAGTCCGACAAGGACTTCTCTCCGTTCCACAAGGAGCCCTGGTTCATTGCGCTCACGTCTGAATGA